The following coding sequences are from one Cygnus olor isolate bCygOlo1 chromosome 2, bCygOlo1.pri.v2, whole genome shotgun sequence window:
- the SEM1 gene encoding 26S proteasome complex subunit SEM1, with protein MAEKKQPVDLGLLEEDDEFEEFPAEDWTGLDEDEDAHVWEDNWDDDNVEDDFSNQLRAELEKHGYKMETS; from the exons ATGGCGGAGAAGAAGCAGCCGGTGGACCTGGGGCTCCTGGAGGAGGACGACGAGTTCGAGGAGTTCCCGGCGGAAG ATTGGACTGGTttagatgaagatgaagatgcaCATGTCTGGGAAGACAACTGGGATGATGACAATGTAGAAGATGATTTCTCCAATCAGTTAAG agcTGAATTAGAAAAACATGGATACAAGATGGAAACTTCATAG